In the genome of Neofelis nebulosa isolate mNeoNeb1 chromosome 6, mNeoNeb1.pri, whole genome shotgun sequence, one region contains:
- the SMIM40 gene encoding small integral membrane protein 40, which yields MAEEEGDVAEEDVFLAFARRPCPPRGPLRRALDKAFFIFLVLFLMLLTLEAVYKLLWLLPWAKFGDWLLRTPQKEEELEL from the coding sequence ATGGCGGAGGAGGAAGGCGATGTGGCTGAGGAGGATGTGTTCCTGGCGTTTGCCAGGCGTCCTTGTCCTCCCAGAGGTCCCCTGCGTCGGGCCTTGGACAAGGCCTTCTTTATCTTCCTGGTCCTCTTCCTGATGCTACTGACGCTGGAGGCTGTTTATAAGCTGCTGTGGCTGCTACCGTGGGCAAAGTTTGGGGACTGGCTCCTGAGAACACctcagaaggaggaggagctggaatTGTGA